The proteins below come from a single Corylus avellana chromosome ca3, CavTom2PMs-1.0 genomic window:
- the LOC132173642 gene encoding probable carotenoid cleavage dioxygenase 4, chloroplastic, with protein MLSIISQHPYSIPCTHRILALLWETNNMDAFSSSFVSTLGLATPIHSFTTATAPKAIRALPPLSSPYSPILNVSTSVGIDEKAQMPTPTPTPTPTSSSSSSSSKRSPTTSTGKMRSPPPKQRRQQLPSLIFNALDDIINNFIDPPLRPSVDPRSVLSNNFAPVVEELPPTECEVIQGSLPPCLDGAYIRNGPNPQFLPRGPYHLFDGDGMLHSIRISQGKPTLLCSRYVKTYKYTIETQAGSPLLPNVFSGFNGLTASAARGALAAARILAGQYNPANGIGVANTSLAFFGNRLYALGESDLPYSVRLSSNGDIETLGRHDFDGQLSMSMTAHPKVDPETGEAFAFRYAPIPPFLTYFRFDAKGAKQADVPIFSMLRPSFLHDFAITKKYAIFADIQLGMNPMEMIVGGGSPVGSDPSKVPRLGVIPRYAKDESEMRWFDVPGFNIIHAINAWDEEDGNQIVMVAPNILSVEHTLERMDLVHALVEKVRIDLRTGIVTRHPISARNLDFAVINQAYVGKKNSFVYAAVGDPLPKISGVVKLDVSKGDQRQDCTVACRMYGPRCYGGEPFFVAREPGNPEAEEDDGYVVSFVHDENAGESNFLVMDAKSPNLEIVATVKLPRRVPYGFHGLFVRESDLKNL; from the coding sequence ATGCTCTCAATAATATCCCAACATCCCTACAGCATCCCTTGCACCCACCGCATTCTGGCACTTCTGTGGGAAACAAACAACATGGATgccttctcttcttccttcGTCTCTACTTTGGGCCTGGCCACCCCAATTCATTCTTTTACCACTGCTACCGCGCCCAAAGCCATCCGAGCACTACCACCACTGTCATCACCTTATTCTCCTATCCTCAACGTATCCACCTCCGTTGGGATTGACGAAAAGGCCCAGATGCCCACGCCCACGCCCACGCCCACGCCCACATCATCATCGTCGTCATCGTCATCGAAAAGATCTCCTACTACATCAACGGGCAAGATGAGATCACCGCCGCCAAAGCAACGACGACAACAGCTACCTTCATTGATCTTCAACGCATTGGACGACATCATCAACAACTTCATAGACCCTCCCCTCCGCCCTTCCGTGGACCCAAGAAGCGTGCTCTCCAACAACTTTGCTCCGGTTGTTGAGGAGCTTCCCCCAACAGAGTGTGAGGTGATACAAGGATCCCTACCACCTTGCCTTGATGGTGCTTACATTCGCAACGGGCCCAACCCACAGTTCCTGCCTCGTGGGCCTTACCACCTCTTTGACGGTGATGGGATGCTTCACTCCATTCGGATCTCCCAAGGCAAACCCACACTCCTCTGCAGCCGCTACGTCAAGACCTACAAGTACACCATCGAAACCCAAGCCGGGTCTCCACTTCTTCCAAATGTCTTCTCGGGCTTCAATGGTCTTACCGCATCCGCAGCGCGGGGTGCTTTAGCTGCTGCCCGAATCTTGGCCGGTCAATACAACCCTGCTAATGGCATAGGTGTCGCAAACACCAGTTTGGCTTTCTTTGGTAATCGTCTCTACGCACTCGGTGAGTCTGACCTCCCTTACTCGGTGCGATTGAGCTCCAACGGAGACATCGAGACTCTGGGTCGCCATGATTTTGATGGTCAGCTCTCCATGAGCATGACTGCACATCCCAAAGTAGACCCTGAGACGGGGGAGGCGTTTGCCTTTCGATACGCCCCAATCCCTCCATTTCTCACCTACTTCCGGTTCGACGCCAAAGGGGCCAAACAGGCAGACGTGCCCATTTTCTCCATGCTCCGTCCCTCTTTCCTCCATGACTTCGCAATCACAAAGAAGTATGCCATATTTGCGGACATACAATTAGGGATGAACCCCATGGAAATGATAGTCGGGGGAGGATCTCCGGTGGGTTCGGACCCGTCCAAAGTGCCTAGACTCGGAGTCATCCCTCGATACGCTAAGGATGAGTCGGAGATGAGATGGTTCGACGTGCCGGGGTTCAACATCATACACGCCATTAATGCGTGGGATGAAGAAGACGGAAACCAAATAGTGATGGTGGCACCAAACATATTGTCAGTGGAGCACACGTTGGAGAGAATGGACCTCGTCCATGCGTTGGTGGAGAAAGTGAGGATCGACCTCCGGACAGGGATTGTAACAAGGCATCCCATTTCAGCAAGAAATCTTGACTTTGCGGTCATAAATCAGGCATACGTGGGGAAGAAGAACAGCTTTGTGTACGCGGCAGTGGGTGATCCATTGCCCAAGATATCTGGGGTGGTCAAGCTCGACGTGTCTAAAGGTGATCAGCGCCAGGACTGCACGGTGGCGTGCAGAATGTACGGACCACGCTGCTACGGGGGAGAGCCTTTCTTCGTGGCGAGGGAGCCCGGTAACCCAGAGGCGGAGGAGGACGATGGGTACGTCGTGTCGTTTGTCCATGACGAGAACGCGGGAGAGTCCAACTTCTTGGTTATGGATGCCAAGTCTCCCAATCTTGAAATTGTTGCGACCGTCAAACTCCCCCGCCGGGTGCCTTATGGCTTTCACGGACTATTTGTGAGGGAAAGCGACCTCAAAAACCTCTGA
- the LOC132173643 gene encoding lysine-specific demethylase JMJ32, with translation MKEIEALWREVRDLSLGNSGGVERLDSPPTPLQFLRDFVSPNKPCVISNATLHWTALSSWSDDAYLTRTLSSAHVSVHLTPNGRADALVPLNSDDLASSSSSLCFASAHVMRMPFPEALNLIVNPNSTKYVAYAQQQDDCFRSEYSALAPDCEAHIPWATEALGCLPEAVNLWIGNHLSETSFHKDHYENLYAVVSGEKHFLLLPPTDVHRMYICDYPAAHYSYSQDTGELTLEAEKPARYVPWCSVSPYPSPEAKHTQMSKFSLYFDGPKPFECTVKAGEILYLPSMWFHHVRQSPDAGGRTIAINYWYDMQFDIKYAYFNFLQSVHYRSTHCPTLPETVSEDSDLESD, from the exons ATGAAGGAGATTGAGGCATTGTGGAGGGAAGTGAGGGACCTGAGTCTGGGGAACTCGGGGGGAGTGGAGCGGCTGGACTCACCCCCAACCCCACTCCAATTCCTCAGAGACTTCGTGTCCCCTAACAAGCCCTGCGTCATCTCCAATGCCACTCTTCACTGGACCGCCCTCTCCTCCTGGTCCGACGATGCCTACCTCACTCGAACCCTCTCCTCCGCCCATGTCTCCGTCCACCTCACCCCCAACGGCCGAGCCGACGCCCTAGTCCCCTTAAATTCCGACGACttagcatcatcatcatcttcccTCTGCTTCGCCTCCGCACACGTAATGCGCATGCCCTTCCCAGAAGCTCTCAATCTCATCGTCAATCCCAATTCCACTAAATACGTGGCTTACGCGCAGCAGCAGGACGACTGCTTCCGCTCCGAGTACTCGGCGCTGGCGCCGGACTGCGAAGCTCACATCCCCTGGGCCACCGAGGCCCTCGGGTGCCTTCCCGAAGCTGTTAATCTCTGGATTGGCAACCATCTCTCGGAGACCTCCTTCCACAAGGACCACTACGAGAATCTCTACGCCGTCGTTTCGGGCGAGAAGCATTTCCTGCTCCTTCCTCCCACCGATGTTCATCGTATGTACATCTGCGACTACCCTGCCGCTCATTATTCTTATTCCCAG GACACTGGAGAGTTGACATTGGAGGCAGAGAAGCCAGCGAGATATGTGCCTTGGTGCAGTGTGAGTCCTTATCCTTCACCGGAAGCTAAACACACCCAGATGTCCAAATTCTCTTTGTATTTCGATGGCCCCAAGCCCTTTGAGTGTACGGTCAAGGCCGGGGAGATTCTTTACTT GCCAAGTATGTGGTTTCATCACGTTAGACAGAGTCCAGATGCTGGAGGGCGGACTATTGCAATTAACTACT GGTATGATATGCAGTTTGACATCAAGTATGCCTATTTCAACTTCTTGCAATCAGTTCATTACCGATCAACCCATTGTCCAACATTACCTGAAACAGTATCTGAGGACTCGGATTTGGAGTCGGACTGA